One Hypomesus transpacificus isolate Combined female chromosome 16, fHypTra1, whole genome shotgun sequence genomic window carries:
- the LOC124478647 gene encoding receptor-transporting protein 3-like yields the protein MASQDWIDIFQEKVMELNEEDDWQIEFDDSIKPNGTEPGWQQYSTKTFAWFQCSKCKRKWPSSRVMVVFHMKLWKRQRKGVVKVRQLCQDCKRCTAVPMEKPTFSADNLEILLERLIEKIRLKCYHGRTDGVKKPFRMDPVRSPHEPTHCEACLLGVCTKNEPGQANTF from the exons ATGGCTTCCCAAGATTGGATCGATATTTTTCAAGAAAAGGTGATGGAACTCAACGAGGAAGATGACTGGCAGATTGAGTTTGATGACTCCATCAAGCCAAATGGAACGGAACCAGGCTGGCAGCAATACTCCACAAAGACATTTGCATG GTTTCAGTGCTCAAAGTGTAAGAGAAAGTGGCCCTCGAGCCGTGTGATGGTTGTGTTCCACATGAAGCTGTGGAAacgacagagaaaaggagtcGTGAAAGTACGTCAGCTCTGTCAGGACTGCAAGAGATGCACTGCTGTTCCTATGGAGAAGCCAACCTTCTCCGCAGACAACCTTGAGATTCTGCTGGAGAGGCTGATTGAGAAAATCAGATTGAAGTGCTACCATGGGAGAACTGATGGGGTCAAAAAGCCTTTCAGGATGGACCCAGTGCGGTCACCTCATGAGCCTACTCATTGTGAAGCCTGCCTTTTGGGCGTCTGTACTAAGAATGAGCCTGGACAAGCCAATACGTTTTAA
- the LOC124478651 gene encoding 5-hydroxytryptamine receptor 3C-like, which produces MEGNQSKGIFVHELASWAFKSKQFATCLPNSLMAIKNISESKSQWLYLLISILTAPCLCFEPVLNCSEPSNLALLEALTPVMKLSSIRPVIHQSTPTNVSIWFTLYGILGVDEKAQVLTTYIWLNFLWENLFFRWDPVKCGTNKIALLRKNFWVPDIVINEFMNENSAPSVPYVYVFNTGKVRDAHPVRVVSSCSLNIYTFPFDIQNCSFSFSPYIHHVADIKVNLQVPAEEILRRSLEVMTTMGEWELLDIKAQKRLLLSFNNAQDPIDDLTFYIVVRRRATLYVVNLLIPSCFLITVDLFSFLLPPQSVDRSSFKMTLILGYTVFLLIMNDLLPVTGNTIPLINVFFSICLALMVASLLETVIITNLLCSGKKSPVPRWVQVVVLKIMGWLVCLPQKPSTEDMVMCPPAMQASLDNLSNTQVKAPGEMGSVQEQPTLDELRRLGGDLQAIRLQVDQHLKGDHGSDEWIQVGYVIDRLLFGLYIAFICVSFITIICIWVTSYKK; this is translated from the exons ATGGAAGGAAACCAGTCGAAGGGTATCTTTGTGCATGAATTGGCCAGCTGGGCTTTTAAATCTAAACAGTTTGCAACTTGTTTACCTAACAGTCTGATGGCAATCAAGAACATTTCTGAATCAAAG TCACAATGGTTATATCTATTAATCAGCATTTTAACAG CCCCATGTCTGTGCTTTGAACCGGTGCTGAACTGCTCGGAGCCCTCCAATCTGGCTCTGCTGGAGGCGTTGACACCAGTCATGAAACTCAGCTCCATTCGTCCTGTCATCCACCAGTCTACGCCCACCAACGTCAGCATCTGGTTCACTCTCTATGGGATCCTGGGAGTG GATGAAAAGGCACAAGTATTGACAACTTACATTTGGCTTAACTTT CTGTGGGAAAATCTGTTTTTTAGATGGGATCCAGTGAAGTGTGGAACTAACAAGATAGCTTTACTACGAAAAAATTTCTGGGTGCCAGATATAGTGATCAACGAATT TATGAACGAGAACTCTGCTCCATCTGTTCCGTACGTTTACGTGTTTAACACGGGCAAAGTTCGAGATGCCCACCCCGTTCGCGTGGTCAGCTCCTGTAGCCTGAACATCTACACCTTCCCCTTCGACATCCAAAATTGCTCTTTTTCTTTCAGTCCATACATTCACCATG TGGCGGACATAAAGGTGAATCTCCAAGTGCCTGCGGAGGAAATCCTACGTCGTTCCCTGGAGGTGATGACCACCATGGGCGAGTGGGAGTTACTGGACATCAAGGCTCAGAAGCGGCTACTGCTAAGCTTCAACAACGCCCAGGACCCTATTGATGACCTTACTTTCTAC ATCGTGGTGAGGCGCAGAGCCACTCTGTACGTGGTGAACCTCCTCATCCCCAGCTGCTTCCTGATCACCGTCGACCTCTTCAGcttcctgctccccccccagAGCGTCGACCGCTCCTCCTTCAAGATGACCCTCATCCTGGGCTACACCGTCTTCCTGCTCATCATGAACGACCTGCTGCCCGTCACGGGCAACACCATCCCGCTTATAA aTGTGTTCTTCTCTATCTGCCTGGCTCTGATGGTGGCCAGCCTTCTGGAGACGGTCATTATCACCAACCTCCTGTGCTCTGGTAAAAAATCGCCGGTGCCTCGCTGGGTCCAAGTGGTGGTCTTGAAAATCATGGGCTGGCTGGTCTGTCTGCCACAGAAGCCCAGCACAGAGGACATGGTTATGTGTCCCCCAGCTATGCAAG CATCCCTGGACAACCTGTCCAACACTCAGGTGAAGGCTCCAGGAGAGATGGGTTCAGTCCAAGAGCAGCCAACCCTGGATGAGCTGAGGAGACTGGGCGGAGACCTGCAGGCCATCCGCCTCCAGGTGGACCAGCACCTGAAGGGAGACCATGGTTCTGATGAGTGGATTCAGGTGGGCTACGTCATTGACAGGCTGCTCTTTGGCCTCTACATTGCCTTCATCTGTGTCagcttcatcaccatcatctgCATCTGGGTCACATCCTACAAGAAATAG